One window of the Syngnathus typhle isolate RoL2023-S1 ecotype Sweden linkage group LG21, RoL_Styp_1.0, whole genome shotgun sequence genome contains the following:
- the dram1 gene encoding DNA damage-regulated autophagy modulator protein 1 — protein sequence MWWFTQGFCFLPVFLVVWSSCTFIVSYVIALFRRDVDVLFPYISDTAANPPESCIFGLMTFVSACAGMATVYTRFKFVEKMSQGMIGGSPRLNKTALVLGLLACLGMCVVATFQETAVMVVHDMGALLFFVTGVLYILLQSVISYRSFPYCTSAAVCRARLLVAVIASLAFFPTVVCAFFVKQNDLHRDTKSKDYPFHVASAVCEWMVAFSFVCFFLTYIDDFKRFTLQVKTEMR from the exons ATGTGGTGGTTCACGCAAGGTTTCTGCTTCTTGCCCGTCTTTTTGGTGGTGTGGTCCTCGTGCACGTTCATCGTGTCCTACGTGATCGCGTTGTTTCGACGCGACGTGGACGTGCTGTTCCCCTACATCAG TGACACGGCAGCAAACCCCCCGGAGAGCTGCATCTTCGGTTTGATGACCTTTGTTTCAGCATGTGCAG GCATGGCCACCGTCTACACCAGGTTCAAGTTTGTGGAGAAGATGAGCCAGGGCATGATTGGGGGGAGTCCACGACTGAACAAGACGGCGCTGGTGCTGGGACTGCTGGCCTGCTTGGGGATGTGCGTGGTGGCCACGTTCCAG GAGACGGCGGTGATGGTGGTTCACGACATGGGCGCCTTGCTCTTCTTCGTCACGGGCGTCCTCTACATCCTCCTGCAGTCCGTCATTTCCTACCGCTCCTTCCCGTACTGCACGTCGGCGGCGGTGTGCCGGGCCCGGCTGCTTGTGGCCGTCATCGCCTCGCTGGCCTTCTTCCCGA CCGTCGTTTGTGCCTTTTTCGTGAAACAAAACGACCTCCACAGAGACACGAAGAGCAAG GACTATCCCTTCCACGTGGCCAGCGCCGTGTGCGAGTGGATGGTGGCCTTCAGCTTCGTCTGCTTCTTCCTCACCTACATCGACGACTTTAAA CGGTTTACCTTGCAGGTGAAGACCGAGATGCGCTAG